In Apium graveolens cultivar Ventura chromosome 10, ASM990537v1, whole genome shotgun sequence, the following are encoded in one genomic region:
- the LOC141689232 gene encoding glutathione hydrolase 2-like: protein MIFPFAEYMNKKENSPLKDIDFSLSISLSQICLLHGFLLVLLLFPSLITTTSRREVITSRHGAVATDDGRSSLIGRNVLREGGHVVDATVSATLCLGVVSPASSGIGGGAFMVFRSANGKAQAFNMRESAPMLTSQETTFTSP from the exons ATGATATTTCCATTTGCAGAGTATATGAATAAGAAGGAGAATTCGCCTTTGAAAGATATTGATTTTAGCTTGTCAATTTCTTTAAGCCAG ATATGTTTGTTACATGGCTTTTTACTGGTTCTACTCCTTTTTCCATCACTCATCACTACCACATCTCGACGAGAGGTTATCACATCGCGCCATGGTGCTGTTGCCACTGATGATGGTAGAAgttcattaatcggaagaaatGTACTTCGTGAAGGAGGTCATGTTGTTGATGCAACAGTTTCCGCAACTCTTTGCTTAGGTGTAGTGAGCCCTGCTTCTAGTGGCATTGGTGGAGGTGCCTTTATGGTTTTTAGATCAGCTAATGGAAAGGCACAAGCATTTAACATGAGAGAAAGCGCTCCAATGCTGACTTCTCAG GAAACAACATTCACATCACCATAA